The following proteins come from a genomic window of Legionella cherrii:
- a CDS encoding disulfide bond formation protein B, whose product MRKLTFRKIQTCNATLTVFVLFASFYFQYVVGLVPCPLCIMQRVCVFLLLAVMGLSFRTLKKAHIISFLQIIIACAGLYFSLRQLWLQSLPAGQAPACMPSLDILMRYLPWQTVVKALFLGTGDCAEVTWRLFGISMPGWCAMYFLYMALMGCLLFWQTSSIKFHQDNS is encoded by the coding sequence ATGAGAAAACTTACTTTTAGAAAAATTCAAACCTGCAATGCAACACTGACGGTGTTTGTATTATTTGCGTCTTTTTATTTTCAATATGTTGTTGGTCTTGTTCCCTGTCCTTTATGCATCATGCAACGCGTTTGCGTCTTTTTATTATTAGCAGTTATGGGATTAAGTTTTCGAACCTTAAAAAAGGCCCATATTATTAGTTTTTTACAAATAATCATTGCATGTGCCGGCTTATACTTTTCTTTACGCCAATTATGGTTACAGTCTTTACCTGCAGGCCAAGCTCCAGCTTGTATGCCAAGCCTGGATATTTTAATGCGTTACTTACCCTGGCAAACTGTAGTTAAAGCTTTGTTTTTAGGAACTGGAGATTGTGCCGAGGTCACTTGGCGTCTATTTGGAATCTCGATGCCGGGATGGTGTGCGATGTACTTTTTATACATGGCTCTAATGGGATGTCTCTTATTTTGGCAGACCAGTTCAATTAAGTTCCACCAAGATAATTCTTAG